The sequence CCTTGCCGGAACGCATGGCCTCGTACAGATCGGCTTCGTTGACGATTCCTCCCCGGGCGCAATTGATGATCATCACACCGGGTTTCATTTTTTCGAATGCGGCCTTGTTCAGAAAGCCGATCGTATCCTTGAGCTTCGGTACGTGAACCGTGATGAAATCCGCGCTTTGGTAAAGGGTCTCCAGCGATACGGCCTCGAAACCGGCCTTTTCGATGAGTTCTTTTGTCACGTAGGGATCGTAGACGATGACCCGCATCTTCAACCCGCGAGCCCGGTCCGCCACAATGGAGCCGATTTTGCCGTAGCCGATCACCCCGAGGGTCTTTCCGCAGATTTCACGTCCCTGCAGATTCTTCTTTTCCCATTTTCCTGCCTTGAGGCTTGCCGTACCCTGGGGAATGTTCCGGGTCATGGCCATCATCAATGCGATGGCATGCTCGGCGGTGGTCACCACGTTGCCGCCGGGCGTATTCATGACGATGACCCCGTGTTTGGTGGCCGTCTGGATATCGACATTATCGAGCCCGATGCCTGCCCTGCCGATTACCTTGAGGTTCTTTGCCGCATCGATCACATCGGCCGTCACCTTGGTCGCACTCCGGATGACCAGCGCATCGTATTCACCGATAATGGCCTTGAGCTCATCGGGCTTGAGCCCCGTTTTGACATCAACGGCGATGCCCGCAGCATTCCGAAACAGTTCGATTCCCGCTTCCCCAAGGTTGTCGCTGACCAGAACCTTCTTCATGATTGTTCTCCTCGAAGCCTTCAAAGTTGTGGATGGGTGATAAGACAGCACCTGAACAAAAAGCCCCTGTTCGGAGCAGCACACCGCCTGCCCTCCGGCTCAGGTTGTTCCAAAAACGGGTTTTTCGTTCAGGCGCCAACATGGCAGACGAGATCATCTGCTTTTCCATATCGCATTGATTGGGTCATTGCAAGGCATTCATCCCGATCGGGATCGGGATGAATGCATCAATCGGCCTCAAAACAGATTCCGGCGTATCCGACGAAACTCTCGGATGCCTGCCGTTCATGGCTTGTTGCATAGCGGACCAGCCGCGCTTTTGAGGCGCCGAGGACCGTTGCGGCAGCCATCGCGGCGGCAACCGCGCCGGAGCAGCAGGCGTTCTGCTTTTTTTCGGCAAGATCGAGCACCCGGAGCGGATCGAGCGAAAGAATCGCCTCGATCATGGGCTGATCGTGCTCCCGTTTCACCACTTCGATGGCTTTCGATGCCCGGCCATAATCGGTAAACCCGTAGTTCGGTCCGTAATGGGTCAGATCCGTCGAGCCGAGCACGCGGGTGACAAGCCCCGAGCGGATCGCCGTCTCCGCCGTGAACCGGCCGATGGCGATCGCTTCAGCGGAGGCAGGCGCACCGATAGCGACAATGGACACGTTGGGCAGGGCATGGCGGATCATCGGGAGCTGCACCTCGATGGTATTCTCGGGATTGAAACGCTCCGTTGTCTCGATGATGCAGGGAAACCGTTCGACCACGGCCTTTGCCACCGTTTCCTGCACCGGAATTTGTCCGAACGGGGTTTGCCAACTGCCGGAGACCATCAGGACAGCCGAGGCACGTGCCGGCAGATGCATGCCGAAAACGATCAGAAGATCGACCCCGTCTCTCGGTCCGATTTGGCGAATGACATCCCAGGCGATGTGCCCTGAAAAATACCAGCCTGCGTGCGGCACAATCCCGCCGATCACCCGTTTCTGGCCGGAAGGATCGGCCCCGGTTTCAAATGCATCGATCTCCGCCCGGCATTGCGCGGCGGAGGCCGGATACCAGCTTCCTGCAAGCGTTGCTCGTCGAATCATCGTTCACCCTCCTGGATCGATTTGAATCGGCTGGATTCATGCTTACTGTAGTGCCTGAATGGAAATCACTGTTCGGGGCAGCAGCCCGCCTGCGGGCATGCAATTTTGCGATCCAACGGTTTTTGCTTGAATCCTAATGAAAAATGGTGAATATCTCAACGGAATATTCGATGAATCGTTTGGGGACGGATTGGATGGAACCCTGGAGAGGAGGTTCTTATGTGGGAATATACGGACAAGGTGAAAGATCATTTTCTGAACCCCAGGAATGTCGGGGAAATCGAAAATGCGGATGGCGTGGGAGAGGTGGGGTCGCTGGCATGCGGGGACGCCCTGACCCTCTATATCAAACTCGATGAAAACAAGCGCATCAAGGAGGCCAAATTCAAGACATTCGGTTGCGCCAGCGCCATCGCTTCCTCATCGGCACTGACCGAAATGGTGATCGGCAAGACGCTCGAAGAAGCCCAGCAGATCACCAACGAACAAATTGCCGAATACCTCGGAGGTCTTCCGAAGGAAAAGATGCACTGCTCGGTGATGGGCAGAGACGCACTCGAGAAGGCCATTTCATGTTACCTGGGAAAGGATACGAAGGCCATCGACGGCGAGATCGTCTGTGAATGTTTCGGCGTGACCGATCATCAGATCGAGCGGGCCGTCCGGGAAAACAAGCTCACGACAGTGGAGGCCGTCACCGATTATGTGAAGGCGGGCGGCGGATGCGGGAAATGCCACGATAAGATTCAGGAAATCATCGATGCGGTGCTGGGCGCCCAGAAACCCAAAATGGCAGCGCCGGTGAAGGGAAAATTGACGAACATCCAGAAAGTCAAGCTGGTGGAGGAGACGCTGGCGCGGGAAATCCAGCCTTCCCTGCGAAAGGACGGCGGGGACATCGAGCTCGTCGACATCGACGGCAACACGGTTTTTGTCCGCCTGAAGGGGAGCTGCTCCCAGTGCAAGATGTCGCAGGTCACCCTGAAACATTATGTTCAGACCAAACTCCAGGAACTGGTCACACCGGAGATTACCGTGGAGGAGGTGACATCATG comes from Desulfatirhabdium butyrativorans DSM 18734 and encodes:
- the amrB gene encoding AmmeMemoRadiSam system protein B; protein product: MIRRATLAGSWYPASAAQCRAEIDAFETGADPSGQKRVIGGIVPHAGWYFSGHIAWDVIRQIGPRDGVDLLIVFGMHLPARASAVLMVSGSWQTPFGQIPVQETVAKAVVERFPCIIETTERFNPENTIEVQLPMIRHALPNVSIVAIGAPASAEAIAIGRFTAETAIRSGLVTRVLGSTDLTHYGPNYGFTDYGRASKAIEVVKREHDQPMIEAILSLDPLRVLDLAEKKQNACCSGAVAAAMAAATVLGASKARLVRYATSHERQASESFVGYAGICFEAD
- the nifU gene encoding Fe-S cluster assembly protein NifU encodes the protein MWEYTDKVKDHFLNPRNVGEIENADGVGEVGSLACGDALTLYIKLDENKRIKEAKFKTFGCASAIASSSALTEMVIGKTLEEAQQITNEQIAEYLGGLPKEKMHCSVMGRDALEKAISCYLGKDTKAIDGEIVCECFGVTDHQIERAVRENKLTTVEAVTDYVKAGGGCGKCHDKIQEIIDAVLGAQKPKMAAPVKGKLTNIQKVKLVEETLAREIQPSLRKDGGDIELVDIDGNTVFVRLKGSCSQCKMSQVTLKHYVQTKLQELVTPEITVEEVTS